CTGGGCTGCGAAAGGTACGAACCTTCTTGGCATCAAAACGGTCATCGCTGAAAGCTTTGAACGTATTCACCGTTCTAACCTTGCATTAATGGGCGTTCTTCCTCTTCAATTCAAAGAAGGCGAAAACGCTGAAACACTTGGATTGACTGGTAAAGAAGCGATTGCAGTTAAAATCGACGAAACAGTTAAACCGCGTGATATCGTAACGGTTACAGCTACTGATGAAGCTGGAAACGTAAAAGAATTTGATGTACTTGTTCGTTTCGATTCCGAAATTGAAATCGACTACTACCGTCATGGCGGTATCCTTCAAATGGTATTGCGTAATAAATTAAAAGGCTAATTTCAGCCTTCAGAATCGGTAAACCTATATAATAGGTTTACCGATTCTTTTTTTGTGTCAAAATTATGTAATCAAGCTGATTACATGCAATATATAAACGAATTTACTATTCCAAGTGTCTTTTTATTGTTAATATGAAAAAGGGAAGTTGTTCTATTTTTGGAAATGGGCTAATAAATTAATTGTATTGGGACAAGGGGGACATAAGTGTATGCTCAAAAAAATTATTGCCTCAGCGCTCTTACTGTCATTAATTACGATTGCGATTGTACAAGCGGTGGATAATGAACCAAACAGCCAAGAGGAAACGGAATCATTGGGTGGATTGAAAATCGGGGCTAAGGCGCCGAACTTCTCCTTGAAGACCTTGGATGGAAAACAAGTAGAATTAGCGGATTATAAAGGGAAGAAGGTCATGCTGAATTTTTGGGCAACCTGGTGTCCGCCCTGCAAAAAGGAAATGCCGGATATGGAGCTATATACGAAGCAAGCGGGTGATGATGTCATCGTTCTTGCGGTCAATATAGATCCTGAAAACGATGTACAAGCGTTTGTGAAGGAAAATGGAATTACCTTCACCATACCTCTGGATAGCAACAGTGCAAAAAATCCAGTGAATGAGCAGTATAAGGTATTAAGCATTCCGACTACATACTTTATTGACAAGAAAGGCGAGATCAGGCATAAAGTGATATCAGCCATGCAACTCAAAGATATGGAACGATATATGAATAGCATGCAGTAACGGGACCTTATGAGGTTCCGTTTTACGTTGAATGTTAACAAAGTTGTCAAAAATCACAGGAAATAATTAATTAAATTCTTAATTTTTGGTTAATGATAATAAAAAAGGGTTAAAGTAAAGAGGAAGGAAGTATTTGATGAAATAAAAAAACTGATAATTATGATAACTTTAAGGATAATAACCATATAGTCATAATTTTACGTTAATTTGGCAATGCTGAATCATATACTAAAAATAAGTAGGTGAGAACCATGAAAAAAAGAAAAAGAACATTTGAAGAATTAATTAAAGAAAATAAAAGGGAATTGATGATGGACCTTAAACAAATGGAAAGACTTGAGGAACGTCTGGAAAAAAAACATATGCAAAAAGCTGAGTAACATTAAACAAAATATGAGTCAGTACAATGTCCTCCATTGTGCTGGCTTTTTATTTTGTGCTTTTCAAAATCTGGCACTCATGAATTCCCTTCTTTTCATCCATGATAAGAAAAGGAGGCGATAATATGAGTAATCCAAAAAAAGATTCAAAACACTTCAGGCCAAGTCACCTTGGAACACAATCAAGGGCAGCGGGAAGTAACAATGGTAAGCAAATGCAGGACAAATCCGGGAAGCATGCACAGGTCATACAAACCAAAGGCGAATAACGAAGGCTTGAAAAATTTCAATAATATTATTATGTAAACCATCCTTGATTAGAGGTGAAAATACAATGAATTCATTCAATAAGGATAACCGTTTGGATAATGTAGAAAAACTCCAGGACGCGATTCATAACACGGAGCAGAGCATGATAGCAGCGAATGATGCGATATCCTTTTCATCAGCTGAGGACAAGCTGGCGATAAAAGCTAAAAACGAGCGAAGAAAAGCGAGCATTGAAGCGATGAAGGAAGAAGTGCAGGATGAGGAAGAAGCGAGGGACAGCGGCTACAATAATATTTAGAGAATAGACGAGGAGGAAGAAAGAAGCAAGGCACCTTTCTTCCTCCTTTTTCCATGGATACTTAAGACTGCTTAAATGAAAAGGGAACGGTTGTTATGGTAAAATGTTTATATTGCAAAAATGAAAGTGGGGAAAGAAAAATGTTCATAGCTGAAAATGATATTGAAGTTCGATATGCTGAGACGGATCAGATGGGTGTCGTTTACCATGCCAATTATTTTATATGGATGGAACTGGGCAGGACAAAATTAATCGATGATTTAGGGTTCCGTTATGCTGATATGGAGGCGGAGGGTATCCTTTCCCCTGTCATGGACATACAGGCTTCATACAAAACGCCAGTGCGGTATGGTGAAAAAGTAAAAGTGAAGACGTGGATTGATATGTATGACGGATTACGGGTCATTTATGGCTATGAAATCGTCAATGGTAAAGGAGAAGTGGTGACTACCGGTCATTCT
This genomic stretch from Peribacillus muralis harbors:
- a CDS encoding FbpB family small basic protein, whose amino-acid sequence is MKKRKRTFEELIKENKRELMMDLKQMERLEERLEKKHMQKAE
- a CDS encoding acid-soluble spore protein N; the protein is MSNPKKDSKHFRPSHLGTQSRAAGSNNGKQMQDKSGKHAQVIQTKGE
- a CDS encoding acyl-CoA thioesterase gives rise to the protein MFIAENDIEVRYAETDQMGVVYHANYFIWMELGRTKLIDDLGFRYADMEAEGILSPVMDIQASYKTPVRYGEKVKVKTWIDMYDGLRVIYGYEIVNGKGEVVTTGHSSHVCVKKDSFRPISIKRMFPDWHEAYEKNKKQNELV
- the tlp gene encoding small acid-soluble spore protein Tlp — translated: MNSFNKDNRLDNVEKLQDAIHNTEQSMIAANDAISFSSAEDKLAIKAKNERRKASIEAMKEEVQDEEEARDSGYNNI
- a CDS encoding TlpA disulfide reductase family protein; translation: MLKKIIASALLLSLITIAIVQAVDNEPNSQEETESLGGLKIGAKAPNFSLKTLDGKQVELADYKGKKVMLNFWATWCPPCKKEMPDMELYTKQAGDDVIVLAVNIDPENDVQAFVKENGITFTIPLDSNSAKNPVNEQYKVLSIPTTYFIDKKGEIRHKVISAMQLKDMERYMNSMQ